A window of the Gorilla gorilla gorilla isolate KB3781 chromosome 8, NHGRI_mGorGor1-v2.1_pri, whole genome shotgun sequence genome harbors these coding sequences:
- the SGMS1 gene encoding phosphatidylcholine:ceramide cholinephosphotransferase 1 isoform X2, with translation MYVTTLPVPGMHFNCSPKLFGDWEAQLRRIMKLIAGGGLSITGSHNMCGDYLYSGHTVMLTLTYLFIKEYSPRRLWWYHWICWLLSVVGIFCILLAHDHYTVDVVVAYYITTRLFWWYHTMANQQVLKEASQMNLLARVWWYRPFQYFEKNVQGIVPRSYHWPFPWPVVHLSRQVKYSRLVNDT, from the exons CTTTTCGGAGACTGGGAAGCCCAACTGCGAAGAATAATGAAGCTCATTGCTGGAGGTGGCTTGTCTATCACTGGCTCTCACAACATGTGTGGGGACTATCTGTACAGCGGCCACACGGTCATGCTAACACTCACCTACTTATTTATCAAAGAGT ATTCCCCTCGGCGACTCTGGTGGTATCACTGGATTTGCTGGCTTCTCAGCGTAGTTGGAATCTTCTGTATTCTCCTAGCGCATGACCACTACACTGTGGACGTGGTGGTGGCATATTACATCACCACGAGACTCTTCTGGTGGTATCACACTATGGCCAATCAGCAA GTGCTAAAGGAAGCTTCCCAGATGAACCTCCTGGCCAGGGTGTGGTGGTACAGGCCATTTCAGTACTTTGAAAAGAATGTCCAAGGAATTGTACCTCGATCTTACCATTGGCCTTTCCCCTGGCCAGTAGTCCACCTCAGTAGGCAAGTTAAATACAGCCGGCTGGTGAATGACACATAA